The following are encoded in a window of Novosphingobium sp. THN1 genomic DNA:
- a CDS encoding tetratricopeptide repeat protein, with protein sequence MIDLPAPLFAVEHRIDQQASLMQIGPATMPMRPSDLPIPRRRDPEKQRQAEREAGLERPNLPEQDRLAYCLQKAATDPDAAMVEAQTWLGESRDSGQQVRANQCLGMLRSNAGDFDGALEAFAQAVSGVPKEQEVAAVPLMAMAGNAALAGGKAEQALGWFDRALAIKGFADNAALGAMQSDRSRALVALGRLAEAGGALDEAHRLAPEDPEGWLLSATLARRNGELDRAQRDIEIAAKYGPRDPQVGLEAGVIAVLSGRDDAARKSWESVVSADKDGDAGKTARAYLEQLGPAPKSVSPETAGKPAS encoded by the coding sequence ATGATCGATCTTCCCGCACCGCTTTTCGCCGTGGAGCATCGCATCGATCAGCAGGCCTCGCTGATGCAGATCGGACCCGCCACCATGCCGATGCGCCCCTCGGACCTGCCCATTCCTCGCCGCCGCGATCCTGAAAAGCAGCGGCAGGCCGAAAGAGAAGCAGGGCTCGAACGGCCCAACCTGCCGGAACAGGATCGCCTTGCCTATTGCCTGCAGAAAGCGGCCACCGATCCCGACGCAGCGATGGTCGAAGCCCAGACCTGGCTTGGTGAAAGCCGCGACTCCGGCCAGCAGGTCCGCGCCAACCAGTGCCTCGGCATGCTGCGGTCAAACGCCGGCGATTTCGATGGTGCGCTCGAAGCCTTCGCGCAGGCCGTTTCGGGCGTGCCCAAGGAACAGGAAGTTGCCGCTGTGCCGTTGATGGCGATGGCCGGTAACGCCGCGCTGGCGGGCGGCAAGGCCGAACAGGCGCTGGGCTGGTTCGACCGCGCTCTGGCGATCAAGGGGTTTGCCGACAATGCCGCGCTTGGCGCAATGCAAAGCGATCGTTCGCGCGCGCTCGTCGCGCTCGGCCGCCTCGCCGAAGCTGGTGGCGCGCTCGACGAAGCACATCGCCTGGCGCCGGAAGACCCGGAAGGCTGGCTGCTGTCAGCCACGCTGGCCCGCCGCAATGGTGAACTGGACCGCGCCCAGCGCGATATCGAAATCGCCGCAAAGTACGGCCCGCGCGATCCGCAGGTCGGCCTCGAAGCAGGTGTTATCGCCGTGCTCTCCGGGCGGGACGACGCCGCGCGCAAGTCGTGGGAATCGGTCGTCTCGGCGGACAAGGACGGTGACGCTGGCAAGACTGCGCGCGCTTACCTTGAACAGCTCGGCCCCGCACCTAAATCGGTTTCACCCGAAACCGCAGGAAAGCCGGCATCATGA
- a CDS encoding alpha/beta fold hydrolase yields MTDVARFTLPSGQRMAYRHLPGTPPTIIFLPGYMSDMAGGKAQAVLGWAREQGRACLLLDYTGCGESDGTFADGRLSKWRDEITALIDHLGIDAVQLVGSSMGGWLMLLLAEALGDRVKALVGIAPAPDFTEWGLSQSQRIELAAGRTIYEDNPYGPEPTPTHAGFFSDAERHKRLASGIAFDGPVRLIHGQADADVPWEISINLARALRSADVQVHLIKDGDHRLSRPADIALLLRELAGLAAAQAA; encoded by the coding sequence ATGACTGACGTAGCCCGCTTCACCCTGCCGTCGGGCCAGCGGATGGCCTACCGCCATCTCCCCGGCACACCGCCCACAATCATCTTCCTCCCCGGCTACATGTCCGACATGGCCGGCGGCAAGGCGCAGGCCGTGCTCGGATGGGCGCGCGAGCAGGGCCGTGCCTGCCTGCTGCTCGACTATACCGGCTGTGGGGAAAGCGATGGCACCTTTGCCGATGGCCGCCTTTCGAAGTGGCGTGACGAGATCACCGCCTTGATCGACCACCTCGGCATCGACGCCGTGCAATTGGTCGGCTCCAGCATGGGGGGCTGGCTCATGCTGCTCCTCGCCGAAGCGCTGGGTGACAGGGTAAAGGCACTCGTCGGCATCGCGCCTGCGCCGGATTTCACCGAATGGGGCCTGTCGCAATCGCAGCGCATCGAACTCGCTGCCGGGCGCACGATCTACGAGGACAACCCCTACGGCCCCGAGCCTACCCCCACTCACGCCGGATTCTTTTCCGACGCCGAACGCCACAAGCGTCTGGCCAGCGGCATTGCCTTCGATGGTCCGGTTCGCCTGATCCACGGCCAGGCCGATGCCGACGTGCCGTGGGAAATCTCGATCAACCTTGCCCGCGCCCTGCGTTCAGCCGACGTGCAGGTGCACCTGATCAAGGACGGCGATCACCGGCTTTCGCGCCCCGCCGATATCGCGCTGCTCCTGCGTGAACTCGCCGGGCTCGCCGCCGCACAAGCCGCCTGA
- a CDS encoding helix-turn-helix transcriptional regulator — protein sequence MKNRLKVLRAERNWSQADLAEKLEVSRQSVNAIETGKYDPSLPLAFRIADVFALPIEDIFQRGD from the coding sequence GTGAAAAACCGCCTCAAGGTGCTGCGCGCCGAGCGCAACTGGAGCCAGGCCGATCTCGCCGAAAAGCTCGAGGTCAGCCGTCAGTCGGTCAACGCCATTGAAACCGGCAAGTACGACCCCTCGCTTCCGCTCGCCTTCCGCATCGCCGATGTCTTCGCCCTGCCGATCGAAGACATTTTCCAGCGAGGAGACTGA
- the thrS gene encoding threonine--tRNA ligase: MSELLKITLPDGSVREVAPGSTPADIAAAIGPGLAKAALAAKVDGELVDLTRPFTADAQLALVTAKDEAEALDLARHDYAHILAEAVQALFPGTQITFGPSTDDGFYYDFAPAERPFTDEDLPAIEAEMRKIIAANKPLRREVWSREQLISRWKQQGENFKAEWAAELPEGEELTVYWSGDDWLDMCRGPHLPSTGKLDPQAFKLTRVSGAYWRGDQKNAMLSRVYGTGWLNKKQLDAHLTRLEEAAKRDHRKLGNEMDLFHLQQEAHGSVFWHPKGYLIWRELEAYMRRAIDGAGYREVKTPQVMDARQWEQSGHWGKYRENMFVIPDEVPNVEDEGPIVSDDADWMALKPMNCPAHVLIFRQGIKSYRELPLRLYENGCCHRNEPHGALHGLMRVRQFTQDDAHIFCREDQIVSEVQAFCELADRIYKHFGFTYSIKLALRPEKRFGTEEMWDKAESELRAAVVRAGLATEEYGWEELPGEGAFYAPKLEWHLTDAIGRTWQVGTIQSDRVLPERLDATYIGEDGEKHRPVMLHRAIFGSYERFIGILIEHFAGRLPAWLAPVQAVVATIVSDADDYARDALAKLKAAGIRAETDLRNEKINYKVREHSLQKVPYLLVVGKREAEEGTVAIRTLGEQHQKVVSLDEAIALLKGEATPPDLRS; encoded by the coding sequence ATGTCCGAGTTGCTGAAGATCACCCTGCCCGATGGTTCCGTGCGCGAGGTTGCGCCCGGCAGCACTCCGGCCGACATCGCCGCCGCAATCGGCCCCGGCCTTGCCAAGGCAGCGCTGGCAGCGAAGGTCGATGGCGAGCTGGTAGACCTGACGCGGCCCTTCACGGCGGACGCGCAACTGGCGCTGGTGACGGCCAAGGACGAAGCCGAGGCGCTGGACCTGGCGCGGCATGACTATGCCCATATCCTCGCCGAAGCGGTGCAGGCGCTGTTCCCGGGCACGCAGATCACGTTTGGTCCGAGCACGGACGACGGCTTCTATTACGACTTCGCACCCGCCGAGCGCCCCTTCACCGACGAGGACCTGCCGGCGATCGAGGCGGAAATGCGCAAGATCATCGCCGCCAACAAGCCGCTGCGCCGCGAAGTGTGGAGCCGCGAGCAGCTGATCAGCCGCTGGAAGCAGCAGGGCGAGAACTTCAAGGCAGAATGGGCCGCCGAATTGCCCGAGGGCGAAGAGCTGACGGTCTACTGGTCGGGCGACGACTGGCTCGACATGTGCCGCGGGCCGCACTTGCCTTCGACCGGCAAGCTGGATCCGCAGGCGTTCAAGCTGACGCGCGTTTCGGGGGCTTACTGGCGAGGCGACCAGAAGAACGCGATGCTGAGCCGCGTCTATGGCACCGGCTGGCTCAACAAGAAGCAGCTCGATGCACACCTGACGCGGCTGGAAGAAGCGGCCAAGCGCGACCATCGCAAGCTGGGCAACGAGATGGACTTGTTCCATCTCCAGCAGGAAGCGCACGGCTCCGTGTTCTGGCACCCCAAGGGCTATCTGATCTGGCGCGAGCTCGAAGCCTACATGCGCCGCGCCATCGACGGGGCGGGCTATCGCGAGGTCAAGACTCCGCAGGTCATGGACGCGCGCCAGTGGGAGCAGTCCGGCCACTGGGGCAAGTACCGCGAGAACATGTTCGTCATCCCCGACGAAGTGCCGAACGTCGAGGACGAAGGCCCCATCGTTTCGGACGATGCCGACTGGATGGCATTGAAGCCGATGAACTGCCCGGCGCACGTGCTGATCTTCCGGCAGGGCATCAAGTCCTACCGCGAACTGCCCTTGCGCCTCTACGAAAACGGCTGCTGCCACCGCAACGAGCCGCACGGCGCGCTGCACGGGCTGATGCGCGTGCGCCAGTTCACGCAGGACGACGCGCACATCTTCTGCCGCGAGGACCAGATCGTTTCGGAAGTGCAGGCGTTCTGCGAACTGGCTGACCGCATCTACAAGCACTTCGGCTTCACCTATTCGATCAAGCTGGCGCTGCGCCCGGAAAAGCGCTTCGGCACCGAGGAGATGTGGGACAAGGCCGAGAGCGAACTACGCGCCGCCGTGGTCCGCGCAGGGCTTGCGACCGAAGAGTACGGCTGGGAGGAACTGCCGGGCGAAGGTGCGTTCTATGCGCCCAAGCTGGAATGGCACCTGACCGACGCGATCGGCCGCACCTGGCAGGTCGGCACGATCCAGTCCGACCGCGTGCTGCCGGAACGGCTCGATGCGACCTATATCGGCGAGGATGGCGAGAAGCACCGCCCGGTCATGCTGCACCGAGCGATCTTCGGGAGCTACGAGCGGTTCATCGGCATCCTGATCGAGCACTTTGCCGGACGCCTGCCGGCGTGGCTGGCTCCGGTGCAGGCTGTCGTCGCGACGATCGTTTCGGACGCTGACGACTATGCCAGGGACGCGCTCGCCAAGCTGAAGGCGGCGGGCATCCGGGCCGAGACCGACCTGCGCAACGAAAAGATCAACTACAAGGTGCGCGAACACTCGCTGCAGAAGGTCCCCTACCTGCTGGTAGTGGGCAAGCGCGAGGCGGAGGAAGGCACCGTGGCGATCCGCACGCTGGGCGAACAGCACCAGAAGGTGGTGTCACTGGACGAGGCGATTGCCCTGCTCAAGGGCGAGGCGACGCCGCCGGATCTTCGGAGCTGA
- a CDS encoding sulfite exporter TauE/SafE family protein, producing the protein MAAFVAAFVRGLAGFGMAILLVPLIGLVIPPGEAVVVSNMLGLLIGLVGARKVWNAGEKSAGVIGGLAMLLTPVGLLALFATPQEVARVLIAVVAIGAFAMVLLPARPGHAPGKVETGLTGAAAGLLTGFAGMPGPPVVPYYLRRPIPREVARASMLTVFLLTSIASTAAALALQLASWRDALFAVVLFVPVLIGNHFGTRAFGKVSDAAWRGFVGFLLAVSGLMAIARLIG; encoded by the coding sequence CTGGCGGCATTCGTTGCCGCCTTCGTGCGCGGGCTGGCGGGGTTTGGCATGGCGATCCTGCTGGTGCCGCTGATCGGGCTGGTGATTCCGCCGGGCGAAGCGGTGGTCGTATCCAACATGCTCGGGCTGCTGATCGGGCTGGTCGGCGCGCGCAAGGTGTGGAACGCGGGCGAGAAGAGCGCCGGGGTGATTGGCGGCCTTGCCATGTTGCTGACGCCGGTCGGCCTGCTGGCCCTGTTCGCGACGCCGCAGGAGGTGGCGCGGGTGCTGATCGCGGTGGTGGCGATCGGGGCGTTCGCGATGGTGCTGCTGCCTGCCAGGCCCGGACATGCGCCGGGGAAGGTGGAGACGGGCCTTACCGGAGCGGCGGCGGGCCTGCTGACCGGGTTCGCCGGGATGCCGGGGCCGCCCGTTGTGCCTTACTACCTGCGTCGGCCGATTCCGCGCGAAGTGGCGCGTGCATCGATGCTGACGGTGTTCCTGCTCACGTCCATCGCCAGCACGGCGGCGGCGCTGGCGTTGCAGCTGGCATCGTGGCGCGATGCGCTCTTCGCGGTGGTGCTGTTCGTGCCGGTGCTGATCGGCAATCACTTCGGCACCCGCGCCTTTGGCAAGGTCAGCGATGCGGCCTGGCGCGGGTTCGTCGGCTTCCTGCTCGCGGTTTCGGGCCTGATGGCGATCGCGCGGCTGATCGGCTGA
- a CDS encoding iron-sulfur cluster assembly accessory protein, with translation MTTETQTKPRRPRPAAVILTASAEARVAHLMATAPEGAIGVKLSTPRRGCSGLAYSVDYVTEANPLDEKIETPGGLFFIDSASVLYLIGSTMDWQEDDFTAGFVFQNPNAKGSCGCGESFTV, from the coding sequence ATGACGACCGAAACGCAGACCAAGCCCCGCCGCCCCCGCCCCGCCGCCGTGATCCTCACGGCCAGTGCCGAGGCGCGCGTGGCGCACCTGATGGCAACGGCACCCGAAGGCGCGATCGGCGTGAAGCTTTCGACGCCCCGCCGCGGCTGCTCGGGGTTGGCCTATTCGGTCGATTATGTGACCGAAGCCAACCCGCTCGATGAGAAGATTGAAACCCCCGGCGGCTTGTTCTTCATCGACAGTGCCTCGGTGCTCTACCTTATCGGCAGCACGATGGACTGGCAGGAAGACGATTTCACCGCCGGCTTCGTGTTCCAGAACCCGAACGCCAAGGGTTCGTGCGGCTGCGGCGAGAGCTTTACCGTCTAG
- a CDS encoding cysteine desulfurase, which yields MTVEALTRTAEWPGLVNPDGSRWHYLDTAATAQKPQVVIDAMVRALGSDYATVHRGVYARSADMTLAFEAARRKVAALVGGAENELVFTRGATEAINLVAQTWGQANLKAGDRVLISTLEHHANIVPWQMLRDRTGVEIDVCPLTEDGLIDLAAAERILTPAHKLVAFAHVSNVLGSTLDAPRAVALARSVGAKILLDGCQSVARLTVDVKALDADFYVFSAHKLYGPTGIGALWARAEILDAMPPWQGGGAMIDKVTFEKTTYAPAPQRFEAGTPAIVEAIGFGAAVDFVKAQGLDAIHAHECALVAKAREALRGMNSVRLFGPEDSAGILSFALEGVHPHDLGTILDEEGVAIRAGHHCAQPLMAHLGVPATARASFGIYSDESDIAALVRGIERTKRIFG from the coding sequence GTGACAGTCGAGGCGCTCACCCGCACCGCAGAGTGGCCCGGCCTCGTCAATCCTGACGGCAGCCGCTGGCACTATCTCGATACCGCCGCGACCGCGCAGAAGCCGCAAGTGGTGATCGATGCGATGGTGCGCGCGCTGGGCAGCGACTATGCTACCGTCCATCGCGGCGTCTACGCACGCTCGGCGGACATGACGCTCGCGTTCGAAGCCGCCCGCCGCAAGGTTGCCGCGCTTGTCGGCGGTGCCGAGAACGAACTCGTCTTCACCCGCGGCGCGACCGAGGCGATCAATCTCGTCGCGCAGACCTGGGGCCAAGCCAACCTCAAGGCCGGCGACCGCGTCCTCATCTCCACGCTCGAACACCACGCCAACATCGTGCCGTGGCAGATGCTGCGCGATCGTACCGGCGTCGAGATCGACGTCTGCCCGCTAACCGAGGACGGCCTGATCGATCTCGCCGCTGCCGAGCGCATCCTTACCCCGGCGCACAAGCTGGTGGCCTTCGCCCACGTATCGAACGTGCTTGGCTCCACGCTTGATGCTCCGCGCGCGGTCGCCCTGGCGCGCAGCGTCGGTGCGAAGATCCTGCTCGACGGCTGCCAGTCGGTCGCCCGCCTCACCGTCGATGTGAAGGCGCTGGACGCGGATTTCTACGTCTTCTCCGCGCACAAGCTCTATGGCCCAACCGGCATCGGGGCACTCTGGGCCAGGGCCGAGATCCTTGATGCCATGCCTCCGTGGCAGGGCGGTGGCGCGATGATCGACAAGGTCACTTTCGAGAAGACCACTTACGCCCCTGCGCCGCAGCGCTTCGAGGCGGGCACTCCCGCCATTGTTGAGGCCATTGGCTTCGGCGCTGCGGTCGATTTCGTGAAGGCACAAGGGCTCGACGCCATCCACGCCCACGAATGCGCCCTTGTCGCCAAGGCGCGTGAGGCACTGCGCGGCATGAATTCGGTGCGCCTGTTCGGGCCGGAAGACAGTGCCGGCATCCTCAGCTTCGCGCTTGAAGGTGTCCATCCGCACGACCTTGGCACGATCCTTGACGAGGAAGGCGTGGCCATCCGCGCCGGACACCATTGCGCCCAGCCGCTGATGGCGCATCTCGGTGTGCCCGCCACCGCCCGTGCCAGTTTCGGCATCTACAGCGATGAAAGCGATATCGCCGCGCTCGTGCGCGGGATCGAAAGGACCAAGAGGATTTTCGGATGA
- a CDS encoding SufD family Fe-S cluster assembly protein, whose translation MTSVALPTRRQEAFRYADLAALEAIWPLPVQEIRVAAGETGASAVVLDGANDAAQDIVITLEDGAEYDLRLLNAGSAYGRIAVKVTLGKGAKFHLGAAQIAGGEQTAEIVTEVVHAQPDAVSSQVVRSVLGGKATGTYLGRVVVARGAIGTDGEQSIRAMLLDRTATANARPELEIYADDVKCAHGCAVGELDQQSLFYLAQRGLPPAEAKKLMLHAFIAEAFVGAADEESLTEAALKALDAVL comes from the coding sequence GTGACCTCGGTTGCGCTCCCCACCCGCAGGCAAGAGGCCTTCCGCTACGCCGACCTCGCGGCGCTGGAAGCGATCTGGCCGTTGCCGGTGCAGGAAATCCGCGTCGCTGCGGGCGAGACGGGCGCGAGTGCGGTCGTGCTCGATGGCGCGAACGATGCCGCGCAGGACATCGTCATCACGTTGGAAGACGGCGCGGAGTATGACCTGCGCCTGCTCAACGCCGGGTCCGCCTATGGCCGCATCGCGGTCAAGGTGACGCTCGGCAAGGGCGCGAAGTTCCACCTCGGCGCGGCGCAGATTGCAGGCGGCGAACAGACCGCGGAGATCGTCACCGAAGTCGTCCATGCGCAGCCCGATGCCGTGTCGAGCCAGGTCGTGCGCTCGGTCCTTGGCGGCAAGGCCACCGGCACTTACCTAGGCCGCGTCGTCGTGGCGCGCGGGGCGATCGGCACCGATGGCGAACAGTCGATCCGTGCCATGCTGCTCGATCGCACCGCCACTGCCAACGCGCGCCCGGAACTCGAAATTTACGCCGACGACGTAAAGTGCGCGCATGGCTGCGCGGTTGGCGAACTCGATCAGCAGAGCCTGTTCTACCTCGCCCAGCGCGGCCTCCCGCCCGCCGAGGCCAAGAAGCTCATGCTCCACGCCTTTATCGCCGAGGCCTTCGTCGGCGCGGCTGACGAGGAATCGCTGACCGAGGCCGCGCTCAAGGCACTGGATGCCGTGCTGTGA
- the sufC gene encoding Fe-S cluster assembly ATPase SufC, with amino-acid sequence MLNIQNLQASVADKPILKGLSLTINAGEIHAIMGPNGAGKSTLGYTLGGRPGYEVTGGTATLDGTDLFELEPHERAAAGLFLGFQYPVEIPGVSFVQFLRESANAQRKARGEAPLSGGEFLKLAKEKAGLLRMDMDMLKRPVNVGFSGGEKKRAEMVQMGILDPKIAILDETDSGLDIDALRICGEGINAIMRKSDKAVLLITHYQRLLDYVKPDFVHVLAGGRIVKSGGPELALELEEHGYEAVAA; translated from the coding sequence ATGCTCAACATCCAGAACCTCCAGGCCAGTGTTGCCGACAAGCCGATCCTCAAGGGTCTTTCGCTCACCATCAACGCGGGCGAGATCCACGCGATCATGGGGCCGAACGGCGCAGGCAAGTCGACGCTCGGCTACACCCTCGGCGGTCGTCCGGGCTATGAAGTGACCGGCGGCACGGCGACATTGGACGGCACCGACCTGTTCGAACTCGAACCGCACGAACGCGCCGCTGCCGGCCTGTTCCTCGGCTTCCAGTACCCGGTCGAAATCCCAGGCGTCTCCTTCGTTCAGTTCCTGCGCGAATCCGCCAATGCCCAGCGCAAGGCGCGGGGCGAGGCTCCACTTTCCGGCGGCGAATTCCTCAAGCTGGCCAAGGAAAAGGCGGGCCTGCTGCGCATGGACATGGACATGCTCAAGCGCCCCGTGAACGTCGGCTTCTCGGGCGGCGAGAAGAAGCGCGCCGAGATGGTCCAGATGGGCATCCTCGATCCCAAGATCGCCATCCTCGACGAGACCGACTCCGGCCTGGATATCGACGCGCTGCGCATCTGCGGCGAAGGCATCAATGCGATCATGCGCAAGAGCGACAAGGCCGTGCTGCTGATCACCCACTACCAGCGCCTGCTCGATTACGTGAAGCCCGACTTCGTTCACGTCCTTGCCGGTGGCCGCATCGTCAAGAGCGGTGGCCCTGAACTCGCGCTCGAACTCGAAGAGCACGGTTACGAGGCCGTCGCGGCATGA
- a CDS encoding endonuclease domain-containing protein yields MKKTLTLRPVGERAEAPKIQKKGRGWAISGSRLDAIHERARQLRREPDEAHLALADELAKEDLGKYKFKRYAVIGSAIVDFASQPLKLVIALDRGEAPEIERRRDASLAEVGIKVIRYDAAEVLGDPEGACAAVLRAMKARYDELRAASRPSRPSYSRSGARPQRPARG; encoded by the coding sequence ATGAAAAAGACCCTTACCCTCCGCCCCGTCGGCGAACGCGCCGAGGCGCCGAAGATCCAGAAGAAGGGTCGCGGCTGGGCCATTTCCGGATCGCGGCTCGACGCGATTCATGAGCGCGCGCGCCAGCTGCGCCGCGAGCCGGACGAGGCGCACCTCGCTCTGGCCGATGAACTCGCCAAGGAAGACCTCGGCAAGTACAAGTTCAAGCGCTACGCCGTGATCGGCTCGGCCATCGTCGATTTCGCCAGCCAGCCGCTGAAGCTGGTGATTGCGCTCGACCGTGGCGAGGCTCCGGAGATCGAGCGCCGCCGCGATGCCAGCCTTGCCGAAGTCGGCATCAAGGTGATCCGCTACGATGCTGCCGAAGTGCTGGGCGATCCCGAGGGTGCCTGCGCCGCCGTGCTGCGCGCAATGAAGGCCCGCTACGACGAGCTGCGCGCCGCCTCGCGTCCTTCGCGCCCGTCCTATTCCCGCTCCGGCGCCCGCCCGCAGCGTCCCGCTCGCGGTTGA